One bacterium genomic window, AATCGCGAGAGGTTCGTGAAAGCGGCGTCATCGGCGGCAAGTTATCGACGCAGTGTGTTTGAACGCGTCGGATACTTTGACGAGTCCTTCGATGCTTGCGAGGATGTGGAATTCAACACGCGAGTAGACAAAGCGGGATTGAAGTCGTTTATATCGCCGAAGCTTACCGTTGAGTATGCAGCGCGCCGGAGCATATTCGCGCTGTTTACGCAATTGTACCGATATGGCGTGGGACGGTGGAAGCTGTTCCGCAAACATCCATCGACATTGGGTTCGGGTACGCTGATCACCACGGCGTTCGCTGTCGGGGCTGTGATATATCCGCTTTTGTGGCTATTGTCGTTCAAGGTAGCGTTGGCAGCGAGTGTGATTGTCGCTCTCTATCTTCTGGCAGTGTTTGTGGCATCATTTTCGATTGCGAAACACCCCACACAACGACTGACGTTTTTTGTACTACCGGTGATCTTCTTCACAATACACTTCGCCCTCGGATACGGTTTTCTGGTCGGAATCATTCGCCATCGATCGTGAGTCAGGACTCGGACGGCACTGATGAAGAAGCTGCGAGTTCTGTATGTCATCGGATCGATGGGCAATGGCCGCGCCGGGACTGAAAAGAATCTTCTTACAATAATCGGAAATCTCGACGAGACGGCATTTGAGCCGGTGCTGGTCACGCTTCAGGATTGCGAGTACTTTCGCAACGGCAAGTTCAACTGCGAGACGTTCTGCTGGAATGTTCAGCGCATGTTTACACCGGAGATGTTTGCCAAGCGGAAGAAACTGGCTGAGTTCATGCGGCAACGAGAGATTGATTTGGTGCAGACATTCTTCGTGGAGGGGCACCTTGTCGGAGGTGGTGCAGCGCAACTGGCGGGAATCGGGAATGTGATTTCTTCGCGGCGCAATTTGGGTTATTCATACGGATTCAAAGAGAAGCTGTTTCTCAAGTTTGCTAATCGATATCCAAAACGGTGGCTGGCAAACTCGGAAGCGGTCGCGAGTGCAATTGCGAAGATAGAGCGAATTGAGCGATCAGCGATTGATGTTATCTACAATGGGGTTGAATTGAAGCCGGCGTTGCCAATTGACCAGAGACAGCGCCAGACCATAGTAATGGTCGCAAATTTGCGGCCAGTGAAATCGGTTTCGACATTGATTCAAGCGGCAACTGAAGTCGTACGGGAGTTTCCCGAAGCGAGGTTTCGGATATATGGGGAGGGACCGGAGCGCCACAGTTTGCAGGCACAAATTGCAGAGGCAGGTTTGCAGGGCAATTTTGAAATGCCGGGGAGTGTGCGCGATGTGCACGCGGCTATTGCGAATGCCACGGTCGGGGTGCTGTGTTCAACATCGGAGGGATTTTCGAATTCACTGCTTGAGTATATGCGGGCGGAATTGCCGGTAGTCGCGACAAATGTTGGCGGTAACGCGGAAGTCGTTAAGGATGGCGTGACTGGTTTTTTGGTTAAGGCTGGCGATTACGCGGCACTGGGTGCGCGAATAGGGCAATTACTTCGCGAGCCAGAAAAGGCGGAGGCAATGGGATTGGCGGGACGCCGGTTGGTGGAAGAGAAGTTTTCATTGGCAGTGATGATTCGCAGCCATGAAGAGTATTATCGCCGGCTCGCAGATGACTCTGGAAAGCATTAGAGAGATACGTCTATCAGGCATCAAGAACTTCGAATTCCTGCAACGACAGTGAGAGCGGGCAGAAAATTCAGACGATGGACCGTGTGAAGAAACTATTGCAAGGGAAGCTCGTTCGCTTCTTCATCATTCTATATATAATCCTCGGCGCGGGGGCAGTTGTTCATTCACTATGGGTGCACGACTTTATCGATTCAGCATTTGAGTCGAGCCTGAATGGGACGCCATCGATGCCGTTTATTGATCATGAGCGGCACGATCTTGAATACTATCACAAGCGTGCTGACCTGATTTTCTGGCAGTACATGTTCTTCGGAATTCCGCTGACGTTATTGTTCTGGATCGGCGTTTTCAAGCTGTTTCGGCGGGTAATGTCGTCGATAGAAGTTTCGACAGAAGTTCAACTCCCTCAAAATCGATTTCGACACGACACGGTGGCGGCGCTGTTGATTTATTGCGCGTTGACGATGGTCTATTTTGCGCCGTCGTTGGGCGTGTTCGGGTCGCATATCATCGGACCGCCAGAGGACAACATGGGCGGCTACTGGAATCTGTGGTATTCGAATGAAATGGTGGTACGCGGCGAGGAATCGTTGACGCACACCAACATGCTGTATTTCCCCGAAGGCACTTCGATGTACTATTTCGCGTGGTCGTTCTACAACTTCGCGATATCGGTGTTGCTTTGGATTGTCATGAGCCCGGCGGCGGTGTTCAATTTGATCATCCTTCATTCATACCCGTTGGCGGGTCTTGGGGCATTCCTGCTGGTGCGATTTATCACGGGCAACTCGTTGGTAGCGATTGTAGGCGGGTTCATTTTCGCGTTTAGTCCATTTCACTTCGGAAAATCACTTCATCATGGCAATCTCAATGCGATTCAGTTCATACCGTTCTTTGTGCTGTACTTCATCAGGGCAATACGTGAAGGCGGAGCGGGCAATCTGGCGCTGGCAGCGCTGTTCTTCTTTCTGACCAGTATGTGCGATTGGAATTACATGGTGATAGCCGGATATTTCGTGCTGTTTGGGTATGTCTATTTGGCAGTGAGCAGAAGGCAGTGGATAGTCAAAGACTACATTGTTAAAGCAGCAGTTGTGGTCGGAGCAACGCATCTGGTGGTGTCGCCCTGGCTGATAGAAATGGTGAAGCTTGGTTTGAAGACAAGCGATGTTGAGGGAAGCGGACTAAATACGTTCGCGGCTGATTTTGCCGGTCTATTCATACCGGGTGCGTTTCATTGGGCGGGGCAGTTGCCGTTAATCAAGGAGGCAAATCAATCATATACCGGCAATGCGTGGGAGTCGGCGAGTTATTTGGGAATTGCGGCAATGGTTGTGGTGGTGGCGGCGTTTCCGACTACCCGAAAGTTGGCTGCGAAGTGGTGGCTGGGGTTTGCGGCATTTGTGGTAATGGCGTTGGGACCGCAGTTACACTTCTTGGGGAAGTTGTTACCAGTCGGGCTGCCGTACACGGTCATAGCGTACTTGCCGTTTCTGTCTAATGTCAGGGCGACGGGACGGTTTATGGTGTTTGCCTATTTGTTTTGGGCAGTGATTGTGAGTTTGAGTCTTCTCAAGCTGTGGGAACGGAAAGAACTTGGGGGAGTCAAGAAGACTCTGATTACAGCAATGGTAGTGGCAGTGATATTCTTAGACTATTTTGCCATTAATTATGAGTACACCAAGATTGAGATTCCGGCGGCAATGAAGGGTCTTGCCGCAGACGGGCAGGAATATGGCTTGTTGAACATTCCGCGCAGTTATCAGAGTTCGATGCGGTACATGATGCAGCAGACTTTTCATCGGATTCCAATAGTCGATGGTGCGGCAACGCGCAAGATTGGCGACAGCTTGGAAGATCGGCTTTCTTTCAGCGATTTGAGACTTCAGCAGGCACAGTTGACGATGGCGAAGGTGAAGTACATCGTCGTTCACCTTAAGGAAAGTGCCGGAAGTGCGGTGGATGTGGAATCGTATCGCGGCCAATATGAGCTTGTGTCCGAAGATCAAGAGTGTGTAATTCTCAAGGTCTATTAGAGTCTATTGTCCGCGACCCCGAAGCGAAAGATAG contains:
- a CDS encoding glycosyltransferase, coding for MESAGNNDIIVSVVMPVRNEGKFIRRVLDDLSTQDFPQERMELIIVDGISDDDTYEAASTFESKFQNFRIISNPGKLSSKARNLGAKAARGKYIVYIDGHCHLPSTKLLSDIVALFEKSGADALCRPQPLTLRPQTLFQRAVSLARASGLGHALDSTIYTNRERFVKAASSAASYRRSVFERVGYFDESFDACEDVEFNTRVDKAGLKSFISPKLTVEYAARRSIFALFTQLYRYGVGRWKLFRKHPSTLGSGTLITTAFAVGAVIYPLLWLLSFKVALAASVIVALYLLAVFVASFSIAKHPTQRLTFFVLPVIFFTIHFALGYGFLVGIIRHRS
- a CDS encoding glycosyltransferase, whose translation is MKKLRVLYVIGSMGNGRAGTEKNLLTIIGNLDETAFEPVLVTLQDCEYFRNGKFNCETFCWNVQRMFTPEMFAKRKKLAEFMRQREIDLVQTFFVEGHLVGGGAAQLAGIGNVISSRRNLGYSYGFKEKLFLKFANRYPKRWLANSEAVASAIAKIERIERSAIDVIYNGVELKPALPIDQRQRQTIVMVANLRPVKSVSTLIQAATEVVREFPEARFRIYGEGPERHSLQAQIAEAGLQGNFEMPGSVRDVHAAIANATVGVLCSTSEGFSNSLLEYMRAELPVVATNVGGNAEVVKDGVTGFLVKAGDYAALGARIGQLLREPEKAEAMGLAGRRLVEEKFSLAVMIRSHEEYYRRLADDSGKH